In a genomic window of Erigeron canadensis isolate Cc75 chromosome 5, C_canadensis_v1, whole genome shotgun sequence:
- the LOC122599816 gene encoding 1,4-alpha-glucan-branching enzyme 3, chloroplastic/amyloplastic isoform X1 has product MTSSSSSSSSSLSLLTQIPLPSIPDSHVTHRSITFRPTIVFPTKKWRCSVSPGQPPPPNHRKSKNPESGIDPVGFLSKFGISHKGFALYLRERYKSLKDLKDEILKRHIDFRDMASGFELLGMHRHVQHRVDFMEWAPGARYCAIVGDFNDWSPTENSAREGHFGHDDYGYWFVILEDKLREGEEPDELYFQQYNYIDDYDKGDTGVTAEEVFKKANDEYWEPGEDRFIKSNRFEIIAKLYEQIFGPNGPQTEEELEDIPDAQTQYKRWKEEHKDDPPSNLPSYDVIDSGKEYDIFKVIDDPVSRAKFQAKKPPIAYWFETRKGRKAWLKKYVPAIPHGSKYRVYLNTPNGPLERIPAWATYVNPEADGNQGYAIHWEPPPESTYTWKHKKPKVPKSLRIYEAHVGISGSEPKITSFSEFTEQVLPHVKEAGYNTIQLIGVVEHKDYFTVGYRVTNMFAVSSRYGTPEDFKRLVDEAHGLGLLVFMDIVHSYSAADEMVGLSLFDGSNDCYFHTGKRGHHKFWGTRMFKYEDLDVLHYLLSNLNWWVVEYHVDGFNFHSLASMIYTHNGFASFTGDMEEFYNQYVDRAALLYLILANEILHTLHPNIITIAEDATLYPGLCEPTSQGGLGFDYFVNMRASEMWLWFLENVQDSNWSMSKIVETLVGISGSSDKMLLYTENHNQSISGGRSLAEILYGSTLEQSSVMNDSLIRGSSLHKMIRLITYTIGGRAYLNFMGNEFGHPKRVEFPMSSNDFSFSLANRDWDLLAKKGVHQDLLSFDKDMMNLDKLERIVSRWLPNIHHINDPNMVISYLRGPFLFIFNFHPTNTYERYNVGVEEAGEYQVILNTDEKKYSGQGSIVQDQYVQKTMSRRVDGMRNCLEVPLPSRSAQVYKLTRILRV; this is encoded by the exons atgacttcttcttcttcttcttcttcatcatcactCTCACTACTCACTCAAATCCCTCTCCCGTCAATACCAGACAGCCACGTCACTCACCGGAGCATCACTTTCCGACCAACCATCGTTTTCCCCACCAAGAAATGGCGGTGTTCAGTATCCCCCGgtcaaccaccaccacccaacCATCGGAAATCCAAGAACCCAGAATCCGGAATTGACCCAGTTGGATTTTTGTCAAAATTTGGAATTTCACACAAGGGTTTTGCTCTTTACCTCCGTGAAAG ATATAAGTCTCTCAAAGACCTAAAAGATGAGATCTTAAAGCGCCACATTGATTTTAGAGACATGGCTTCTGG ATTCGAGCTGTTAGGAATGCATCGCCACGTGCAACATCGAGTGGATTTCATGGAATGGGCACCAG GTGCGCGTTACTGTGCAATTGTTGGAGATTTTAACGACTGGTCTCCTACTGAAAATTCTGCACGTGAGGGTCATTTTGGGCATGATGATTATGGCTATTGGTTCGTAATTCTTGAAGACAAATTAAGAGAAGGAGAAGAACCGGATGAACTCTACTTTCAGCAGTACAACTATATTGATGATTACGATAAAGGTGATACCGGAGTGACCGCTGAAGAAGTTTTCAAGAAAGCAAATGATGAGTACTGGGAACCTGGAGAAGACCGCTTTATAAAATCCAACCGTTTTGAAATCATTGCTAAGTTATATGAGCAAATTTTTGGTCCGAATGGGCCGCAAACGGAAGAGGAATTAGAAGATATACCCGATGCCCAGACACAATATAAAAGGTGGAAGGAAGAACATAAAGATGATCCTCCTAGTAATTTACCATCTTATGATGTGATCGATAGTGGAAAAGAGTATGACATTTTTAAGGTTATTGATGATCCTGTTTCACGAGCTAAATTCCAGGCTAAAAAGCCCCCGATTGCGTATTGGTTTGAGACTCGTAAAGGAAGGAAAGCTTGGCTCAAAAAGTATGTACCTGCTATTCCTCATGGAAGCAAGTATAGAGTGTATCTTAACACCCCCAATGGTCCTTTAGAACGGATTCCGGCTTGGGCTACTTATGTGAATCCAG AGGCTGATGGAAACCAAGGATATGCAATCCACTGGGAACCGCCTCCAGAGTCTACATATACATGGAAACATAAGAAACCAAAAGTTCCCAAATCTTTGCGTATCTATGAAGCACATGTTGGTATTAGTGGATCCGAACCGAAGATAACGTCTTTTAGTGAGTTCACTGAGCAG GTTCTCCCTCATGTTAAGGAGGCTGGATACAACACAATACAGTTAATTGGGGTTGTTGAGCACAAAGACTATTTCACTGTTGGTTACAGA GTAACCAATATGTTTGCTGTCAGCAGTCGATATGGGACACCTGAAGATTTCAAGCGTCTAGTTGATGAGGCACATG GACTCGGACTGCTCGTTTTCATGGACATTGTTCACTCTTACTCAGCTGCAGATGAGATGGTTGGATTATCACTCTTTGATGGATCAAATGACTGCTATTTTCATACCG GTAAGCGAGGACATCATAAGTTTTGGGGTACAAGAATGTTTAAATATGAAGACCTTGATGTTCTTCATTATTTGCTTTCCAATCTAAATTG GTGGGTAGTGGAGTACCATGTTGATGGTTTCAATTTTCACTCTCTTGCATCAATGATATATACGCACAATGGGTTTGCATCATTTACCGGTGATATGGAGGA GTTCTATAACCAGTATGTTGACAGAGCCGCCTTATTATACCTCATCTTGGCGAATGAGATATTGCATACTCTTCATCCTAACATAATAACTATTGCAGAAGAT GCAACACTTTATCCTGGATTATGCGAACCCACTTCCCAAGGTGGGCTGGGGTTTGATTACTTTGTAAATATGCGTGCATCGGAAATGTGGTTGTGGTTTCTTGAGAACGTTCAAGATTCTAATTGGAGCATGAGTAAG ATTGTAGAAACGCTTGTAGGGATCAGTGGAAGCTCtgataaaatgcttttatacacTGAAAACCACAACCAG TCTATATCTGGAGGGAGATCTCTTGCTGAGATATTGTACGGTTCAACCTTAGAGCAGTCGTCTGTCATGAATGACTCGCTGATTAGAGGTTCTTCTCTGCATAAG ATGATCAGATTAATTACTTACACAATTGGTGGTCGTGCTTATTTGAACTTCATGGGAAATGAGTTTGGGCATCCGAAG cGGGTGGAATTTCCCATGTCAAGTAATGATTTCTCGTTTTCACTTGCTAACCGGGATTGGGATCTACTCGCTAAAAAGGGGGTTCATCAAGATCTGCTTTCCTTTGATAAG GACATGATGAACTTGGATAAATTGGAAAGAATAGTTTCAAGATGGCTTCCGAATATTCATCATATCAACGACCCCAATATG GTGATATCATATTTGCGAGGCccgtttctttttatttttaactttcatCCCACGAATACATATGAGAGATACAATGTAGGCGTGGAAGAAGCTGGAGAATATCAA GTTATACTGAATACAGATGAAAAGAAGTACAGTGGTCAAGGATCAATAGTACAGGATCAGTATGTTCAAAAAACCATGAGTAGAAG AGTTGACGGCATGCGTAACTGCCTAGAAGTACCATTGCCGAGTAGAAGCGCCCAGGTTTATAAATTAACCCGGATTTTGAGAGTGTGA
- the LOC122599816 gene encoding 1,4-alpha-glucan-branching enzyme 3, chloroplastic/amyloplastic isoform X2 produces MTSSSSSSSSSLSLLTQIPLPSIPDSHVTHRSITFRPTIVFPTKKWRCSVSPGQPPPPNHRKSKNPESGIDPVGFLSKFGISHKGFALYLRERYKSLKDLKDEILKRHIDFRDMASGFELLGMHRHVQHRVDFMEWAPGARYCAIVGDFNDWSPTENSAREGHFGHDDYGYWFVILEDKLREGEEPDELYFQQYNYIDDYDKGDTGVTAEEVFKKANDEYWEPGEDRFIKSNRFEIIAKLYEQIFGPNGPQTEEELEDIPDAQTQYKRWKEEHKDDPPSNLPSYDVIDSGKEYDIFKVIDDPVSRAKFQAKKPPIAYWFETRKGRKAWLKKYVPAIPHGSKYRVYLNTPNGPLERIPAWATYVNPEADGNQGYAIHWEPPPESTYTWKHKKPKVPKSLRIYEAHVGISGSEPKITSFSEFTEQVLPHVKEAGYNTIQLIGVVEHKDYFTVGYRVTNMFAVSSRYGTPEDFKRLVDEAHGLGLLVFMDIVHSYSAADEMVGLSLFDGSNDCYFHTGKRGHHKFWGTRMFKYEDLDVLHYLLSNLNWWVVEYHVDGFNFHSLASMIYTHNGFASFTGDMEEFYNQYVDRAALLYLILANEILHTLHPNIITIAEDATLYPGLCEPTSQGGLGFDYFVNMRASEMWLWFLENVQDSNWSMSKIVETLVGISGSSDKMLLYTENHNQSISGGRSLAEILYGSTLEQSSVMNDSLIRGSSLHKINYLHNWWSCLFELHGK; encoded by the exons atgacttcttcttcttcttcttcttcatcatcactCTCACTACTCACTCAAATCCCTCTCCCGTCAATACCAGACAGCCACGTCACTCACCGGAGCATCACTTTCCGACCAACCATCGTTTTCCCCACCAAGAAATGGCGGTGTTCAGTATCCCCCGgtcaaccaccaccacccaacCATCGGAAATCCAAGAACCCAGAATCCGGAATTGACCCAGTTGGATTTTTGTCAAAATTTGGAATTTCACACAAGGGTTTTGCTCTTTACCTCCGTGAAAG ATATAAGTCTCTCAAAGACCTAAAAGATGAGATCTTAAAGCGCCACATTGATTTTAGAGACATGGCTTCTGG ATTCGAGCTGTTAGGAATGCATCGCCACGTGCAACATCGAGTGGATTTCATGGAATGGGCACCAG GTGCGCGTTACTGTGCAATTGTTGGAGATTTTAACGACTGGTCTCCTACTGAAAATTCTGCACGTGAGGGTCATTTTGGGCATGATGATTATGGCTATTGGTTCGTAATTCTTGAAGACAAATTAAGAGAAGGAGAAGAACCGGATGAACTCTACTTTCAGCAGTACAACTATATTGATGATTACGATAAAGGTGATACCGGAGTGACCGCTGAAGAAGTTTTCAAGAAAGCAAATGATGAGTACTGGGAACCTGGAGAAGACCGCTTTATAAAATCCAACCGTTTTGAAATCATTGCTAAGTTATATGAGCAAATTTTTGGTCCGAATGGGCCGCAAACGGAAGAGGAATTAGAAGATATACCCGATGCCCAGACACAATATAAAAGGTGGAAGGAAGAACATAAAGATGATCCTCCTAGTAATTTACCATCTTATGATGTGATCGATAGTGGAAAAGAGTATGACATTTTTAAGGTTATTGATGATCCTGTTTCACGAGCTAAATTCCAGGCTAAAAAGCCCCCGATTGCGTATTGGTTTGAGACTCGTAAAGGAAGGAAAGCTTGGCTCAAAAAGTATGTACCTGCTATTCCTCATGGAAGCAAGTATAGAGTGTATCTTAACACCCCCAATGGTCCTTTAGAACGGATTCCGGCTTGGGCTACTTATGTGAATCCAG AGGCTGATGGAAACCAAGGATATGCAATCCACTGGGAACCGCCTCCAGAGTCTACATATACATGGAAACATAAGAAACCAAAAGTTCCCAAATCTTTGCGTATCTATGAAGCACATGTTGGTATTAGTGGATCCGAACCGAAGATAACGTCTTTTAGTGAGTTCACTGAGCAG GTTCTCCCTCATGTTAAGGAGGCTGGATACAACACAATACAGTTAATTGGGGTTGTTGAGCACAAAGACTATTTCACTGTTGGTTACAGA GTAACCAATATGTTTGCTGTCAGCAGTCGATATGGGACACCTGAAGATTTCAAGCGTCTAGTTGATGAGGCACATG GACTCGGACTGCTCGTTTTCATGGACATTGTTCACTCTTACTCAGCTGCAGATGAGATGGTTGGATTATCACTCTTTGATGGATCAAATGACTGCTATTTTCATACCG GTAAGCGAGGACATCATAAGTTTTGGGGTACAAGAATGTTTAAATATGAAGACCTTGATGTTCTTCATTATTTGCTTTCCAATCTAAATTG GTGGGTAGTGGAGTACCATGTTGATGGTTTCAATTTTCACTCTCTTGCATCAATGATATATACGCACAATGGGTTTGCATCATTTACCGGTGATATGGAGGA GTTCTATAACCAGTATGTTGACAGAGCCGCCTTATTATACCTCATCTTGGCGAATGAGATATTGCATACTCTTCATCCTAACATAATAACTATTGCAGAAGAT GCAACACTTTATCCTGGATTATGCGAACCCACTTCCCAAGGTGGGCTGGGGTTTGATTACTTTGTAAATATGCGTGCATCGGAAATGTGGTTGTGGTTTCTTGAGAACGTTCAAGATTCTAATTGGAGCATGAGTAAG ATTGTAGAAACGCTTGTAGGGATCAGTGGAAGCTCtgataaaatgcttttatacacTGAAAACCACAACCAG TCTATATCTGGAGGGAGATCTCTTGCTGAGATATTGTACGGTTCAACCTTAGAGCAGTCGTCTGTCATGAATGACTCGCTGATTAGAGGTTCTTCTCTGCATAAG ATTAATTACTTACACAATTGGTGGTCGTGCTTATTTGAACTTCATGGGAAATGA
- the LOC122602396 gene encoding uncharacterized protein LOC122602396 gives MTPLLFVLLIAEINMVMILLFKTPLRKLAMFVLDRLKEGRGPILSTIGVTLFAVLMSSLYSIMRIQKRSMETGVVNSNDHVLLANHILDASLMGCSLFLGLMIDRLHYYVKRFDNSEHIKTYFKTRKADETTESD, from the exons ATGACACCTCTTTTATTTGTTCTCTTAATAGCCGAAATAAACATGGTCATGATCCTCTTGTTTAAGACACCTCTAAGGAAACTAGCAATGTTTGTGTTGGATCGTTTGAAAGAGGGCCGAGGTCCCATATTGTCGACTATAGGCGTGACATTGTTTGCAGTCTTGATGTCAAGTTTGTACAGTATAATGAGGATTCAAAAGCGTTCCATGGAAACCGGAGTGGTTAATTCAAATGACCACGTTCTTTTGGCTAATCATATTCTTGATGCATCGCTCATGG GTTGTAGTCTGTTTCTCGGGTTGATGATAGATAGACTTCATTATTACGTTAAGAGATTCGACAATTCTGAACATATTAAAACCTACTTCAAAACTAGGAAAGCTGACGAGACGACCGAATCAGATTGA
- the LOC122602117 gene encoding alpha-1,3-arabinosyltransferase XAT3-like has protein sequence MVQKEPSIGKMKVRGGRLLLFATQILCAFFLFHLLYIELFTFKVTSSKQIKLTGRQILSEWKVDLSTVVKKDNDQLQSMQYLLTRLLGGDDRANLNSIGFACDNTSWSLVCVTNNPVQIDMTKMTIHLYQQTTKNITTIVRPYSMQENPYVMNDITPVTITTTQPTKPTCDHNHQHPAVIFSSGGYTGNVFHEFNENLIPLFITSRLFKSRVHFIVVDYKPSFIKKYNKVFSQLSDHEIINPLSINSTVLHCFPGVVTGLKFHKFLGMDTSKNPQNYYSMPDFRDFIRKTYKLGYKSVFDTPKPPKLLLISRKTTRKFLNQEEMVKMMEELGFEVIIASSAKEMSDIEKFSHVINSCSVMVGAHGAGLANEIFLPDGAVMIQVRPLGFQWDVDSFYSEPGPEMGLKYLEYMMEPNESSLVDLYGLDHPILQDTASVAAEGGYDAARKMYLDKQDYRLDLNRFRETLVEALRLVERLMNVANA, from the exons ATGGTTCAAAAAGAGCCAAGTATTGGAAAAATGAAGGTGAGAGGAGGGAGGCTGCTTTTGTTTGCAACTCAAATACTTTGtgccttttttctttttcatttgctTTACATTGAACTATTCACCTTTAAGGTTACCTCTTCTAAACAAATAAAAC TCACAGGGAGGCAAATTTTATCAGAATGGAAGGTTGATTTGAGCACTGTGGTTAAGAAGGATAATGATCAACTTCAATCTATGCAATATCTTTTAACAAGACTACTTGGAG GTGATGATCGAGCCAACCTCAATTCTATAGGATTTGCCTGTGACAACACTTCATGGTCGTTAGTTTGTGTCACAAACAACCCAGTCCAAATCGACATGACCAAAATGACAATTCATCTTTatcaacaaacaaccaaaaacatcACCACCATTGTTCGACCATATTCTATGCAAGAAAATCCTTATGTAATGAACGACATTACTCCGGTAACCATAACTACCACACAACCGACAAAACCAACTTGTGATCATAACCACCAACACCCCGCCGTGATCTTCTCATCCGGCGGATACACAGGAAACGTATTCCACGAATTCAACGAAAACCTCATACCTTTATTCATCACTTCTCGTCTTTTTAAATCTCGTGTACATTTTATAGTTGTCGACTATAAACCttctttcattaaaaaatacaacaaagtatTTTCGCAATTATCTGATCACGAAATCATCAATCCATTATCAATAAATTCAACCGTACTTCATTGTTTTCCTGGAGTCGTAACCGGTTTAaagtttcataaatttttaGGCATGGACACGTCCAAAAATCCACAAAATTACTATTCAATGCCCGATTTTAGAGACTTTATTAGAAAAACATATAAGTTAGGATACAAAAGCGTTTTCGACACACCAAAACCACCAAAGTTGCTTCTAATATCGCGAAAAACGACACGAAAATTTTTAAACCAAGAAGAAATGGTGAAGATGATGGAAGAATTAGGATTCGAAGTGATTATCGCAAGTTCAGCTAAAGAAATGTCGGATATTGAGAAATTTTCGCACGTGATAAACTCGTGCAGTGTTATGGTTGGGGCCCATGGGGCTGGGCTAGCTAATGAAATATTTTTGCCAGATGGGGCTGTAATGATACAAGTGAGACCATTGGGCTTTCAATGGGATGTTGATTCATTTTATAGTGAACCCGGCCCAGAAATGGGTTTAAAATACTTGGAATACATGATGGAACCAAATGAGAGCTCGTTGGTCGACTTGTATGGTCTCGATCATCCGATTCTTCAAGATACTGCGTCCGTGGCAGCCGAAGGAGGATACGACGCTGCACGAAAAATGTACTTAGATAAACAAGATTATAGGTTAGATTTGAATAGATTTAGAGAAACTCTTGTTGAAGCTTTGAGGCTTGTGGAACGTCTTATGAATGTTGCTAACGCttga